Within the Deltaproteobacteria bacterium genome, the region GCGAGGGACACGGCTCGATCCGCACGCCGGAATCCGCCGCGCTCGGGACGCTGCGCAAGATCCACCACCGCGTCGCCGAAGGCGACGTCGCCCAGATGAACGTCACGCTTCCGCGCGACGTCGCCATGTACCTCCTCAACCAGAAGCGCGACGACCTGGCGACGCTCGAGCGGCGGTACTCGGCGCGCATCAACATCGTCATCAGCGACAAACTGATGCCGCACCAGAGCGAGATCGAGACCCGCATCCGCGAGGTCACCGCGCCGGTCGCCGTGTTGCGTCCGGGCGAAGTGGCATCCGCGGACCGCACCCCGAATGGGCTCGCCGCGAGCGCGCGCGGGGGCGGTCGCAGACCCACGGCGGCGGGCGTGGGATACGGCCGCGGCCCCGCGCTCCCGCTGCGTGAGGGCGAGGACGAGGCGTCGCAGCGACGTCGGCGTCGGGGCGGTCGAAGTCGGCGCGGCGAGGACGCCGAAGCGGTCCGGCCGGCGGCCGAGGCGCCGACCGTTACCGCGGCGCCGAGCACGGGCGCGCCGCTCTCCGAGCACGCCCCGGAATCGGCCGGGAGCGCGACGCGCGCGGGCGAATCGGCGCCCGCAACGTCGGAAGCGGCGGTGGCTGCCGAAGCGACCGTGGCATCGCTCACGGCCGAGCCGGAGGGCATCGCGCCGCCGCCGTCCCCGGTCGATCGGACCGGGGAGATCCTGGCCGCGGCGAACGGCAGCTGGATCGAGGCCATCCCGCCGTTCATGCCGGCCGAGGCGGTCGCACCGGGCGCCGACGTGGCGGATCCGAACAGGCGCCGGCGCCGGCGGGGCGGCCGCCGCGGGGGACGTGGTCGACGCCCGGGTCCGGGCGGTGCGCCCGAGCGTGGCAGTGATGCGGGCGACCCGCCGCCGGCCGGCGCCGCACTGGCGCCGACCGACGAGGGAGGCACGAGCACCGGCGGGTCGGAGGGGCCCGCGGCCGACGTCCAGCGGACCGGGTCGAGGCGCCGTCGGCGACGCGGGGGGAGTGGTCGCCGCCGCACGATGCACGAGGGCCGCGCGGGTGACGGTCCGGAAGGGACGCCGACGGCCGCCGTGACCGCGCCCGCCGAGCCGTCCCGCGATTCCTAAAGCCGCTTGGCATAGGAAAGACCCATCCGGTATACGAGCCCCGAGGTTCCCGCGTTCCATCACCGCCCAACCAGAAGGAGTCGAACATTTCGAACAAAATTTTCGTCGGCAATTTGAGCTTCGATACCACCCAGGAAGAGCTCTCGGCGTTGTTGTCCCAAGCGGGCAAGGTGTCCCGCGTTCACATCGGAACCGATCGCGAGACCGGCCGCTCTCGCGGGTTCGCCTTCGCCGAGTTCGCATCAGACACGGAGGCAGCCGACGCCATCCGGAAGTTCGACGGCTACGACCTCGGGGGACGACGGTTGCGGGTGAACGGCGCGGAAGACCGCCCGTCGCGTCCCGCCGGTGGCGGCGCCGGCGGCTATCGCCCTACCGCGCTGCCGCAGCGTCCGGCGTTCTCGGCTCCTCAGAACATCTTTGCCGCCGGTGATCCCTTCGCGAGCGAAGTCGGCATGGGCGGCGGTGGACGCCCCAACAAGAGCAAAGGCAGTCGGCGCGGGCTGCGCGCGCGCAAGCGAAGTCTCGGCGGGTATTGACCGTGCCCCGGCTCCGCCGGGATCGCGTTTTCCGCCGTTGTTCGGCGCGGCGGCACCGCTGAGGGGGAGGCTCACGATGGAGGACGCGCCGCGCTGTCCGACCTGTCGTTCAGGGGTGCGGTGGGAGGATAATCCCCATCGCCCCTTCTGCTCCGAGCGGTGCCAGCTGGCCGACCTTGGCGGCTGGGTGACCGAGCA harbors:
- a CDS encoding RNA-binding protein, which encodes MSNKIFVGNLSFDTTQEELSALLSQAGKVSRVHIGTDRETGRSRGFAFAEFASDTEAADAIRKFDGYDLGGRRLRVNGAEDRPSRPAGGGAGGYRPTALPQRPAFSAPQNIFAAGDPFASEVGMGGGGRPNKSKGSRRGLRARKRSLGGY
- a CDS encoding DNA gyrase inhibitor YacG produces the protein MEDAPRCPTCRSGVRWEDNPHRPFCSERCQLADLGGWVTEQYRIPGAVLGSDVLDDDESDIA